The DNA segment AAAAGCCCAGATCGACCGCGCTCGGTGACGAGCGATTCGTCACGCACTTACCAGCCCCGACCGATGTTGCAGCCATGCAGATTACAGACCGGGAGCAACTCGAGGGCGGGCGCGAACGCGTCACGCTCGTCCCCGAGAGCGTTGACGACCTCTGGCACCTCCAGTACGTCCTCGAGCCCGGCGACCGCGTTGCGGGTGACACCACGCGTCGCATTCAGCGCAACGACGAACAGATGCGTGATACGGGGGGCGAACGGGAACACATGTGGGTCGCCATCGCCGTGGACGACGTCGAGTTCCACAAGTTTGCCAACCGGTTACGAGTCGGGGGCGAGATCGTCGCCTGCTCGCGGGAAGACCAACTCGGCTTTCATCACACCCTTAACGTCGAGGTTCGCGAGGAGATTTCGATCGACAAACGATTCAAACCCGATCAGAACGCGCGCCTCGAGGAAGCCGTCGAGTCGACGGAGAATCCGGACGTCGCCATCGCGACGGTCGAGGAAGGGGAGGCACACGTCCACACCGTCGCCCAGTACGGCACCGAATCGCGGGCGACGATCACCGGCCCGACCGGCAAAGGCGAGTACGCACAGGACCGCTCTGAACTGTTCGCCGACCTCGGGGCCGTCCTCTCGCGTCTCGAAGTGGACGCGATCATCCTCGCTGGTCCCGGCTTCACCAAACAAGACGCGCTGAAGTACCTCGAGCGGAACTATCCCGACGTTGCCTCCCTGGTAACGATGGTCGATACCGCGAGTGTCGGTGATCGAGGCGTCCACGAAGTGCTCAAACGCGGTGCGGTCGCCGACGTACAAGAGCGGACTCGCATCGAGTCCGAAGCCGAGTACATCGATGAACTCACCAGGCGTATTGCTGCGGGTGCAAAGGCGGCCTACGGCCCCAAAGACGTCGCGCAGGCAGCCGAGTACGGAGCCATCGAGCGGTTACTCGTTCTGGACGAAACCCTCCGTCAGGAACGCGGCCCGGACCGAGAGTGGTCGATCGACGTCGACGACGTGGTCCGAACGACCGAACAGAAAGGTGGCGACGTGACAGTTTTCTCGAGTGAGTTTCCGCCCGGCGAGCAGCTGTCGAACCTGGGTGGGATTGCGGCGTTGTTGCGATATCGTCTCGAGTAGCGGGCCCGCGCTACATATACTCGCTGATGCCCACCGTGTACTCGGCGATGGCTACGAGTACGAGCGTGCCGACCATCAGCAGGGTTCCGATTGCAGCGATTTGTTGCGGTGGCGTGTTAAAAAAGAGGTTGAACAGCCGCAACGGGAGAGTTTGGCTCTGGGGGCCGGCCAGAAAGAGCGAAACGATATACTGGTTGAACGATAGCACAAACGCGAACATCGCGCCACTGACCAGTCCCGGTTTCACTAGTGGCAGCGTAATGTATCGGAACGTTTCGACTTCGGTTGCACCCAGATCCTGTGCGGCTTCCTCAAGCGTGTGATCGAAGTTCTGGAGGCTTGCAGTCGTCGTCCGGATCGTAAACGGCAGCGTGATGATCACGTGACCGAGTAATAGTGTCCAGAAGGACAGTGGAATCTGAACCCCGAGATCCGTCCGGATGCGGCCGATGACGAGCAAGATAGCGAAACCGACGAGCATCCACGGATAGATCAGCGGCGACAGAAAGAGAGTTTCAAGCGTCGCCGACGACTCAAGGTCGGATCGAACGAGCCCGAACGCTGCGAGCCCGCCGATGGCTGTCGCGATGATAGCCGTTGCAATTGCAACCTGGAGGCTGGTCGTCAGCGCGTCTCCTAGGCCCAGATAGCCGACCGCTTCGGGGATTTCGGTATACCACTCGAGCGAGTACTGTTCCGGGGGCCAACCGCCGTATGGCGTCTCCTGAAACGAGATGACGACGACGATCAGCAGCGGCGCGAGCAAGAACGCGATGATGCTGTAGACTAGAGCTCGGTAACAAACTGTAGCAACCTGTGACCCGATGGTCGTAAGCCGGTCCCAGTGAGGGCGAACATCGGTACTCATGCGACGCCCTCCACGATGTGTTTACGGACGTGATGGTAAGCGACGATGATGACGATAGCGACAACGATCAAGATGATCGACAGCGCGCTCGCAAACGGCCAATTGTTTGAGCCGGTGATGAGCGAGGTAATGATCGTCGGAAGCACTTCGATTCGGCCACCGAGGATCGCGGGGGTGACGTACGCGGCCATCGTGAGTAAAAACGCCATAAGTAAGCCTGCTGCAATTCCTGGGAGTGCAAGCGGGAAGATGATCGTTCGGAAGACGGTTAGACGGTTTGCGCCGAGATCGCGGGCGGCCTCTTCGAGTGAAGGTGGAATCGTGTGTAACACATTGACAATAGGGAAGACGACGAACGGGAGGATTACGTGAGTCATGCCGATGATTATCGAGAGTTCGTTGTAGAGCAGTTGCGGGGCCGTTTCTTCGGTGAACAGCGGCGTGGCAACCAGCGCTGACTGGACAAGTCCGCCGGTCGACAAGAGGGCATACCAGCCGAACGATCGAATCACGAGATCGATCGTCAGCGGTGCGAATGCACTCAAGACGATTATGCGGCCGAGGAGTCCACCCTTCCTGACGGCCGTGTACGCGAGCGGAAACGCGAGGAGAAACGAGAACACCGTAACGGCGACGGCGATCCGGACGGTTCGAATCGTTACGTTCAGATACAGCGAAATAGAGCCGATTCGCCGGTAATTGTCGAGCGTGAATCCGTTGCCGATAGCGCCGTCTTCGAACGGAAGGAAGCTGTAACGGATCAACAATAGTGCCGGAACGACCATCAGCAAAAACACGGTGAGGAGCGCAGGCCCGAGCATAAGTGTCGAGCCAAGGCGCGTCTCGCCGTGTGTTCTGATGAACGACGAGAGTCGATCAGACAGCGTCGAAAGCAGTGAGTTTGCAGTCATGGTCAGGCGTCGACGACACGGGTGTTTGCTGCACTCCAACTCATGGTAACGCGGTCACCAGTCTCGTACCTACTATCGGTCGAATTCGTTTCGACGATGTACTCCGTATCGTCCACGGTAACGAAGTACCGTATCATCGAACCGACGAAGTGAACCTGAGAGACCGTCGCCTCGAGGGTGTTTTCGCCCGTCACATTGCCCGGTTCGGAAATAGCAATGTTCTCCGGTCGCACGAACGCGGTACTGTTCGTTCCAGGAAGCGATGCGACGTCGGTCCCGAAAGTCTGTCCGTGTGCCTCGAGGAAGACGCTCCCGTTACGGGACGTGAACGTGCCGTCGATAAAGTTCGTATCGCCGATAAAATCCGCAACGAATCGCGTTTTTGGTCGGTCATACAGCGCTTCAGGCGGACCCAGTTGTTCGATTTCCCCGTTGTTCATCACGGCGACTCGGTCAGCCATGGTAAGCGCCTCGTCCTGGTTGTGTGTGACGTACAGCGTGGTGATCCCAAGTTCACGCTGGAGACGGGAGAAATCGACTTTAATCCGGTCGCGCAGCTTTTTATCGAGCGCTCCGAGCGGTTCGTCCATCAGGAGGACTTTCGGTTCCGGTGCGAGCGCACGGGCAGTCGCGACTCGTTGTTGTTGGCCGCCCGAGAGCGTTGCCGTGTTTCGATCTCTAAGTCCACCGAGATCGACGAGATCTAGTACCTCGTCGATACGACTATCTATCGCGTCGGCGCTATCGCCGCGACGTTTGAGGCCGAACGCGATGTTTTCGCCGACAGTCATGTGCGGAAAGAGCGCATAGTCCTGAAAAACCATCGTCGTATCCCGTTTGTGCGGCGGGACATCGTTGAGTGACCGGCCATCCAGGGTGATACGGCCAGTCGTAGGGGTATCGAACCCCGCGAGCATCCGGAGTGTGGTTGATTTGCCCGATCCCGACGGTCCGACAAGGGCGAGAAATTCACCGTCAGCTATCGAAAACGATACGTCGTCGACGGCCCTCGTATCACCATACGTTTTCGTGATATTTTGAAATTGAATCAGGTCGGAAGACATATTTCGTCGATTGAGTCGAATTGGCCATCCCGTCGTAATAAGTATATCGGCATTGTCGGACTGTAGGCCAAAATAATGCTTTTGCTTGAACTGTATCCGTAACAATATAGTTTTACTGAACCACAACCAGAATATCTATATAGGTTGGAATATGATTGAGCTGTAGAGTATGGCAGACGATACCAGAATGCAACGTCGAACGGTGCTGCGTGCAGCTGGTGGCATGGCCACTGCCGGCATGGTCGGCGTCTCTGGCTGTCTCGGTGGCAGCGACGACGACGACGGAAATGGAAACGGCAACGGGAATGGTGACGGAAACGGAAGCGGAAACGGTGACGACCTACCCGATTTTGGCGGCGAATCGCTTCACGTAATGCTTAATGCGGGTGCGCTGGCCGAGCATCAACGACAGAACGTGATTCCTCGGGTTGAAGAAAAATACAACCTGGAGATCAACGACGAACAGTCGACGACGGGGGCGATGATCACGGCTATTCAGTCGAATCCCGAAAACCCACCGGACGTCATCGACGTTAACGTGAACGGCATCTTTCAGGCCCACCGCAACGACTGGCTGGCCTCGTTTGCCGACCACACGGATATTCTCACCAATTACGAACACATCTACGACGAGGCGAAGTATTACGACGACCACGGCGTAAGCTGGTACTTCGGCGAGTTATCACCGGTCATCAACACCGATCACTGGGATGAGATTCCGACCTCCTGGGAGGAGGTCATCGAGCGTGCAGACAACATCGCGATGGCACCGTTCGCCTGGACGCAGGGTGAGTTTCTCTTGCTGGCGAGTTCAATCGCAACGGGTGAACCGTACGACGCCGCCGAACCGGACGTTGACGCCGGATTCGAGTGGATGGAAGAACACATCAAGCCCAAGCACACTCACACCATCGAAGGCATCGCGCAGGCGAATCAACTGCTGACCAGCGGGGAAGCCGACGTATTGCTTCCGGCGTGGGACATCTGGGTCACCGACCTCTACCTCCGTGGGACGCCGATTCGTCCCGTTCGTCGACCCGATCCCGTGGGAATCGCTGCCCACCAGGGCGTCGCGGTTCCTGAAGCCGGGAACGTCGAGCCGGCGATGGCTTACGTCAACGAACTGCTCTCGCTCGAGTCCCAGGAAGAACATCCGGGAATCGTCGGTACGGGGCAGACCCATCGAGACGCCACGCTTCCCGAGGATATTCAGGAGTTCGGCGCGCCAACCATCGACGACGTTCGCGATGGAAGCCTGAAAATCCCGAACTACGAGTTCATGTGGCAAAACCAGGACGGCTGGAGCGAACAGTGGAATCAGATCTTCGCCGAATAAGACCTGACTGACGGCTGCTGTTTTTACTGTCGACTTGTTTTTCGTGTTGCTCAAGGAGTCTGTTGCTCAGGCAGTCGTGTTACTCGAGTAGTTATTGCTTGAGAATTCCTCTCCAGAACGAGCGTATTACATCTCGAGCGAAAAATCCGATCCGAAGTTGGCGAAGGGTGTGTATCCGTCCAGCGAGAGATGAGGAAACTCGTTTTGTCGGACAGTTACGTATCCGGTAACAGTGCCGACGCAATGGTTTCGATATCGAAATCGCGGATCGGTCGCGATTCGTTTTTGACGGTCGTGATAACGAACTGCGAACTCGTGCGCTGAATTTCTTCGATCGCTTCGTAGGACTCGATGAGCGACTCGACCATCTCTCGGGAGGCCAGATGGGCGATGACAATAAAGTCGGTATCCCCCATCGTAAAGTATACCTGGTTAACCCCCTCCACGTCGGCGAGTTGTTCGCCGACGCGATGGTGGTACTCCTCTTCGAATTCCGCGAGAACCTCGGTGATGACTGTAATGTTGAGTCCGATAGCCTCGAGATCGAGTTCGTAGAGATCGTTTTTCACGACGCCGCTGTCTTTGAGCTTCTCGAGGCGATAGTGGACCGTCGATTTGGGGATGTCCGTCTGTGCTTCGATCACGTCGGGGCTCCCAGTACCGTGTTCGGCAATCGCGGCCAATATTTGAAGGTCTTTCTTATCCATGTGTCTCAGTGGTTGACGGAGCGATGTTGCTCCAATGCCATCGTTGGTACGGCCGTACCCACGGAAACCGTATTATACTGTCGGATGTGCGTCATAGCTGGTTTGGGCCCGCTGTTGCGTGGTTTCGAATCGCTTCGGCCAGGATGTTCATACTGGTCTCCGCTTGTTCGTGGGTTATCACCAGCGGCGGGATGATACGGAGGACGTTTCCGTGCCTGCCCGCTGTCCAGACGATGACGCCGTTCTCGAGGCACGTCCGTTGGACGACATTGACGAGATCGGTTTGTGGCTCGCCCGTCGAGTCCAAGAATTCGACGCCAGTGAACAGACCGCGACCGCGAACGTCCACGCGGCCGGGAAGGTCGTCGACTGCCGACAGAATGCGTTGACGCATCTCCTTGCCGACCGAACGCGCGTGAGCGAGCAGGTCGTGATCCCGAATAAATTCGATCGCTCGTAAGCCGGCGACCATTGCTGGCACGTGACCGCGATAGGTGCCGATGTGGCCGCCGGGTCCCCAGGTGTCGAGGGACTCGTGGTAGACTGTCGCCGAAAGCGGCAGGCCGATCCCGCCGAGCGCCTTCGCGATCGGCATCACGTCCGGTGTCACGCCGTCCCAATCGCTCGCAAACCACTCGCCGGTGCGACCGAATCCGGTCTGGATTTCGTCAACGATGAGTGGAATGTCGTGTTCGTTTGCAATCGCCTGTACCTCCGTGAGAAACCCTTTCGGGGGGACGGTGATGCCGCCTTCACCCTGAATCGGTTCGATCCAGATACCGGCCGGATTCGTGAAGCCGCTGTACGGATCTTCGAGGAGTTCGGTGAGGTTCTCGATCGACCGCCGTGCGGCCGTTTCGGGCGAACACTCCTGCTGGAACGGGTACGGATACGGAACGTGGGTTACGTTCGGCAACAACGGGCTGTAATCACGCTTGTACTTGCGACCGGCCGTGAGACTGAGTGCGCCCGCGCTGGCACCGTGGTAGGCACCACGGAACGCAATGAGGCCATCGCCGCCAGTGTTGTATTTCGCGAGTTTGATTGATGTTTCGACAGCATCGCTTCCAGTCGGGCCCCCGAAGACGATCCGATTTTCTCCCTGCAACCCGCCGGGGACAATATCGTCAAGCGCCTCAATGAGATCCAGTCGGGCCTCCGTCGGAAAATCGAGAGTGTGAACGAGATCATCGAGTTGCTCGTGGGTCCCTTCGAGAACGTACGGGTTGGAGTGTCCCACGTTCAAGACGCCAACGCCGGCGAAGAGATCGATATAGGTGTTGCCATCGAGATCCCGAACGGTCGCGCCTTTGCCCGATTCGAGGGCAATCGGGACGGCGTTCGGGTAGGCAACGGTTGCCCCCTCGTGGGCCGCCTGTCGCTCAAGCAGTTGCTGTGAGCGCGGGCCGGGAATTGCCGTATCGACCCGTGGCGCGTCGGAATAATGGAGATCGTTGAGTGGATCGTCTACTGCCATATGTGGCGTATGTTTTAACACAGATAAATATCTTGCTTATGAGCCAGCTATAATGGACATATTTGAATCTTGTTTAATATACTTCCCCATTATCGAACTACATCTACGGCTTACCGGAACGTTATTGATGGTTGCGTCGAAACCTATCCAGCATGCACACACGAAAAGATACAGGCGCAGTGACGCTGGATCACGCCGTGATCGTCGCCTCCGATCTGGAGAAGATGACCGACGCGTTTGCCGATCTCGGAATGGAACCCGCTTACGCCGGTCCGCTGGCCAACGATATCAATCACCTCTCACAGGTTGCATTTCCTGACGGTTCCTACATCGAACTGCTGTCAGTGATGGAGGAGGGAGACGAGTCACCGTGGTGGGACGACCACGTGCAGGCTGACGGTGGCCCCTGTGCGTTCGCCCTCGAGTGTGCGGATATCGAAGCCGACGCTGAGAGGGCTGGAGAGTCGGCCATCCCCGTCGAGGGCCCCACTCGGTACGGACGAGAACGACCCGACGGAACGTACTTCGATTACGAACTCGCTATCGTTGGTGAAGGGGGTCTCGCGACGAAATACCCGTTTTTGATCAGCGATCACACGCCGCGTTCGAAACGGGTTTCCTGGCCAACCGATGGACTTGAAGACGGCGAGCTGACCGGCCTCGCGTTCGTCGTCGTCGCCGTCTCCGATCTCGAGTCCGAAATCGAGGCCTATCGAGAAGCCTACGGACTGGCCGAACCGACCGTCGAGTCGGTCGACTCGTGGGGAAGTGAGGTCGCACGTTTTCCGGAGTCGCCGATCATCCTCGCCAGCCCGGTCAACGACGGCTGGGTCACTGATCGCCTCGAGACGTTCGGTGAACGGCCTGCGGCGTACCTCTTC comes from the Natronosalvus amylolyticus genome and includes:
- a CDS encoding mRNA surveillance protein pelota, producing MQITDREQLEGGRERVTLVPESVDDLWHLQYVLEPGDRVAGDTTRRIQRNDEQMRDTGGEREHMWVAIAVDDVEFHKFANRLRVGGEIVACSREDQLGFHHTLNVEVREEISIDKRFKPDQNARLEEAVESTENPDVAIATVEEGEAHVHTVAQYGTESRATITGPTGKGEYAQDRSELFADLGAVLSRLEVDAIILAGPGFTKQDALKYLERNYPDVASLVTMVDTASVGDRGVHEVLKRGAVADVQERTRIESEAEYIDELTRRIAAGAKAAYGPKDVAQAAEYGAIERLLVLDETLRQERGPDREWSIDVDDVVRTTEQKGGDVTVFSSEFPPGEQLSNLGGIAALLRYRLE
- a CDS encoding ABC transporter permease, which encodes MSTDVRPHWDRLTTIGSQVATVCYRALVYSIIAFLLAPLLIVVVISFQETPYGGWPPEQYSLEWYTEIPEAVGYLGLGDALTTSLQVAIATAIIATAIGGLAAFGLVRSDLESSATLETLFLSPLIYPWMLVGFAILLVIGRIRTDLGVQIPLSFWTLLLGHVIITLPFTIRTTTASLQNFDHTLEEAAQDLGATEVETFRYITLPLVKPGLVSGAMFAFVLSFNQYIVSLFLAGPQSQTLPLRLFNLFFNTPPQQIAAIGTLLMVGTLVLVAIAEYTVGISEYM
- a CDS encoding ABC transporter permease gives rise to the protein MTANSLLSTLSDRLSSFIRTHGETRLGSTLMLGPALLTVFLLMVVPALLLIRYSFLPFEDGAIGNGFTLDNYRRIGSISLYLNVTIRTVRIAVAVTVFSFLLAFPLAYTAVRKGGLLGRIIVLSAFAPLTIDLVIRSFGWYALLSTGGLVQSALVATPLFTEETAPQLLYNELSIIIGMTHVILPFVVFPIVNVLHTIPPSLEEAARDLGANRLTVFRTIIFPLALPGIAAGLLMAFLLTMAAYVTPAILGGRIEVLPTIITSLITGSNNWPFASALSIILIVVAIVIIVAYHHVRKHIVEGVA
- a CDS encoding ABC transporter ATP-binding protein, with amino-acid sequence MSSDLIQFQNITKTYGDTRAVDDVSFSIADGEFLALVGPSGSGKSTTLRMLAGFDTPTTGRITLDGRSLNDVPPHKRDTTMVFQDYALFPHMTVGENIAFGLKRRGDSADAIDSRIDEVLDLVDLGGLRDRNTATLSGGQQQRVATARALAPEPKVLLMDEPLGALDKKLRDRIKVDFSRLQRELGITTLYVTHNQDEALTMADRVAVMNNGEIEQLGPPEALYDRPKTRFVADFIGDTNFIDGTFTSRNGSVFLEAHGQTFGTDVASLPGTNSTAFVRPENIAISEPGNVTGENTLEATVSQVHFVGSMIRYFVTVDDTEYIVETNSTDSRYETGDRVTMSWSAANTRVVDA
- a CDS encoding Lrp/AsnC family transcriptional regulator, translated to MDKKDLQILAAIAEHGTGSPDVIEAQTDIPKSTVHYRLEKLKDSGVVKNDLYELDLEAIGLNITVITEVLAEFEEEYHHRVGEQLADVEGVNQVYFTMGDTDFIVIAHLASREMVESLIESYEAIEEIQRTSSQFVITTVKNESRPIRDFDIETIASALLPDT
- a CDS encoding aspartate aminotransferase family protein; amino-acid sequence: MAVDDPLNDLHYSDAPRVDTAIPGPRSQQLLERQAAHEGATVAYPNAVPIALESGKGATVRDLDGNTYIDLFAGVGVLNVGHSNPYVLEGTHEQLDDLVHTLDFPTEARLDLIEALDDIVPGGLQGENRIVFGGPTGSDAVETSIKLAKYNTGGDGLIAFRGAYHGASAGALSLTAGRKYKRDYSPLLPNVTHVPYPYPFQQECSPETAARRSIENLTELLEDPYSGFTNPAGIWIEPIQGEGGITVPPKGFLTEVQAIANEHDIPLIVDEIQTGFGRTGEWFASDWDGVTPDVMPIAKALGGIGLPLSATVYHESLDTWGPGGHIGTYRGHVPAMVAGLRAIEFIRDHDLLAHARSVGKEMRQRILSAVDDLPGRVDVRGRGLFTGVEFLDSTGEPQTDLVNVVQRTCLENGVIVWTAGRHGNVLRIIPPLVITHEQAETSMNILAEAIRNHATAGPNQL
- a CDS encoding VOC family protein, whose translation is MHTRKDTGAVTLDHAVIVASDLEKMTDAFADLGMEPAYAGPLANDINHLSQVAFPDGSYIELLSVMEEGDESPWWDDHVQADGGPCAFALECADIEADAERAGESAIPVEGPTRYGRERPDGTYFDYELAIVGEGGLATKYPFLISDHTPRSKRVSWPTDGLEDGELTGLAFVVVAVSDLESEIEAYREAYGLAEPTVESVDSWGSEVARFPESPIILASPVNDGWVTDRLETFGERPAAYLFGSDDVDASSDRFDLSSPTSLFDYDVQWIENDKLDAINTRLGVVSDA